Proteins from a genomic interval of Providencia stuartii:
- a CDS encoding GpE family phage tail protein has translation MSLIELLEWRYRAYKRSGHSDE, from the coding sequence ATGAGCCTGATTGAGTTATTAGAATGGCGTTATCGCGCATACAAACGAAGCGGACATAGTGATGAGTAA
- a CDS encoding LuxR C-terminal-related transcriptional regulator: MINIIIIDDNNILIRGLEAIFNRHKRCHVVASFPFIEQAISWNRKQKANIILINSDNCQFESLKNLQTLRRTQPDVGIIIYNIHNHYAFLLKALELGIQGVLSAKIEINEFLEAIQIVNARSKIISPDIAQAIALKRIHQNDQTDIYELLSTRELEIMLFITQGISTKQIAQLLNLSPKTVNTYRYRMFGKLNIRSDVELTHIAISYGLIVAKQGLLGCQNSSNQKLS; this comes from the coding sequence ATGATTAATATTATAATTATTGACGATAATAATATTTTAATTCGCGGGCTGGAAGCTATTTTTAATCGTCATAAACGCTGTCATGTTGTCGCGTCATTTCCCTTTATCGAGCAAGCCATTTCGTGGAATAGAAAACAAAAAGCCAATATTATCTTAATTAATAGCGATAATTGCCAATTTGAATCATTAAAAAACTTGCAAACCTTAAGACGGACTCAACCTGATGTCGGAATTATCATTTATAATATACACAATCACTATGCTTTTTTATTAAAGGCTCTTGAGCTTGGGATCCAAGGTGTGTTGAGTGCAAAAATTGAAATTAATGAATTTTTAGAAGCCATACAGATAGTCAATGCGCGCAGTAAAATTATTTCCCCCGATATTGCACAAGCCATCGCATTGAAACGCATTCATCAAAACGATCAGACGGATATCTATGAGTTATTATCCACTCGTGAACTTGAAATCATGCTCTTCATCACTCAGGGGATTTCGACCAAACAGATTGCACAGCTTCTTAATTTGAGCCCTAAAACGGTAAATACCTATCGATATCGAATGTTTGGTAAACTTAATATCCGTAGTGATGTAGAATTAACTCATATTGCTATCAGCTATGGGTTAATCGTAGCCAAACAGGGTTTATTAGGGTGTCAGAACAGTTCGAACCAAAAGCTTTCTTAA
- the uvrC gene encoding excinuclease ABC subunit UvrC encodes MSEQFEPKAFLKTVTNQPGVYRMYDAGGTVIYVGKAKDLKKRLSSYFRTTVSSRKTEQLVKNIASIDVTITHTETEALLLEHNYIKLYQPRYNVLLRDDKSYPYIFLSKETHPRLSMHRGAKHAKGEYFGPFPNSYAVRETLALMQKLFPIRQCEDSVYKNRSRPCLQYQIGRCLGPCVKGLVSDEEYDQQVNYVRLFLTGKDQQVLTGLIERMEKASQELRFEDAARFRDQIQAVRAVTEQQFVSGDGEDLDVIGVAFESGLACIHVLFIRQGKVLGSRSYYPKVPADTLLEEVVQTFLGQFYLQGSENRTLPGEILLDFSLPEKELLADSLSHIAGRKVQIQTQPRGARARYLKLARTNALTALQTKRAQQSTIHQRMASLAKIVGMDAIARMECFDISHTMGEQTVASCVVFDKNGPVKSEYRRYNITGITPGDDYAAMHQVLTRRYGKHLDESKIPDIIFIDGGKGQLGQAKDVFDSLDVDWDKNRPQLIGVAKGSDRKAGLETLFFKPEGEGVALPPDSPALHVIQHIRDESHNHAITGHRQRRAKVKNTSALESIEGVGPKRRQMLLKYMGGLQPLKNASIEEIAKVPSISYALAEKIYNALKQ; translated from the coding sequence GTGTCAGAACAGTTCGAACCAAAAGCTTTCTTAAAAACAGTCACCAATCAACCTGGCGTATATCGAATGTATGATGCTGGGGGAACAGTCATTTATGTTGGAAAAGCTAAAGATTTAAAAAAACGGCTTTCCAGTTACTTCCGAACGACAGTCAGTAGCCGAAAAACTGAGCAGCTAGTAAAAAACATTGCCTCTATTGATGTGACGATCACACACACAGAAACCGAGGCCTTGTTACTTGAACATAACTATATCAAGCTTTATCAGCCACGCTACAATGTTTTGTTGCGGGATGACAAATCTTATCCTTATATCTTTTTAAGTAAAGAAACACATCCGCGACTCTCTATGCACCGTGGAGCAAAACACGCGAAGGGGGAATACTTTGGTCCGTTCCCTAATTCCTACGCGGTTCGCGAAACATTAGCGCTGATGCAAAAATTGTTTCCAATTCGTCAATGCGAGGATAGTGTTTACAAAAACCGTTCAAGGCCTTGTTTACAGTATCAGATAGGTCGCTGCTTAGGGCCTTGTGTTAAAGGGTTAGTCAGCGATGAAGAATATGATCAGCAAGTCAATTACGTACGTTTATTCCTAACAGGCAAAGACCAACAGGTCTTAACAGGATTGATAGAACGGATGGAAAAGGCAAGTCAGGAGCTGCGTTTTGAAGATGCTGCACGTTTTCGCGATCAAATTCAGGCCGTACGCGCAGTCACGGAACAACAATTTGTCTCTGGTGATGGTGAAGACCTTGATGTTATCGGTGTTGCATTCGAATCAGGGCTTGCCTGTATTCATGTGTTATTTATTCGACAAGGTAAAGTATTGGGAAGCCGTAGCTATTATCCAAAAGTTCCAGCAGACACTTTACTTGAAGAAGTAGTACAAACTTTCTTAGGGCAGTTTTATTTGCAAGGCAGTGAAAATAGAACATTACCCGGTGAAATCCTCTTAGATTTTTCATTACCAGAAAAAGAATTGCTAGCGGACTCTTTATCACATATTGCAGGTCGAAAAGTGCAGATCCAAACCCAACCTCGAGGGGCGAGGGCGCGCTATTTAAAATTAGCTCGAACGAATGCGCTTACTGCACTACAAACTAAGCGTGCTCAGCAATCAACCATTCATCAAAGAATGGCATCTTTAGCAAAAATTGTGGGTATGGATGCCATAGCACGTATGGAATGTTTTGATATTTCCCATACGATGGGAGAGCAAACGGTCGCATCGTGTGTTGTGTTTGATAAGAATGGTCCCGTTAAATCAGAATATCGACGCTATAACATCACAGGAATTACTCCCGGTGATGACTATGCAGCCATGCATCAAGTTTTAACCCGTCGCTATGGTAAGCATCTGGATGAAAGTAAAATACCCGATATTATTTTTATCGATGGTGGAAAAGGGCAATTAGGGCAAGCGAAAGATGTCTTTGATTCACTGGATGTTGATTGGGATAAAAATAGACCTCAACTTATTGGCGTTGCAAAAGGGAGCGATCGCAAAGCGGGCCTTGAAACGCTATTTTTTAAGCCTGAGGGCGAGGGCGTAGCTTTACCGCCTGATTCACCTGCATTACATGTGATTCAACATATTCGTGATGAGTCACATAATCATGCGATAACAGGACATCGCCAGCGTAGAGCAAAGGTAAAGAATACCAGCGCGTTAGAGTCAATTGAAGGTGTTGGACCAAAACGTCGTCAAATGCTACTAAAATATATGGGAGGCTTACAGCCACTGAAAAATGCGAGCATAGAAGAGATAGCAAAAGTGCCCTCGATCTCATACGCGTTGGCAGAAAAGATTTATAATGCATTGAAACAGTAG
- the pgsA gene encoding CDP-diacylglycerol--glycerol-3-phosphate 3-phosphatidyltransferase: protein MKLNIPTWLTLFRVILIPFFVLAFYLPVSWGPFVCALIFVIAAVTDWFDGYLARLWKQTTKFGAFLDPVADKVMVATALVLVTESFDVWYVTLPAATMIAREIIISSLREWMAEIGKRSSVAVSWIGKFKTTAQMMSLVGLLWRPNLLIENLAIALLYVAAILTFWSMYQYLKAAWADLSEA, encoded by the coding sequence ATGAAATTAAATATTCCTACGTGGTTGACCCTGTTTCGTGTCATCTTGATACCGTTTTTTGTGCTAGCTTTTTATTTACCTGTAAGCTGGGGCCCATTTGTTTGTGCATTAATTTTTGTTATTGCCGCAGTAACAGATTGGTTTGATGGTTATTTAGCGAGGTTATGGAAGCAAACAACTAAGTTTGGTGCCTTCCTAGACCCTGTTGCTGATAAGGTGATGGTGGCGACGGCATTAGTTCTTGTCACTGAAAGTTTTGATGTTTGGTATGTTACCTTACCTGCCGCCACAATGATTGCACGTGAAATCATTATTTCATCATTAAGAGAATGGATGGCTGAAATTGGTAAAAGAAGTAGTGTCGCTGTGTCTTGGATAGGTAAATTTAAAACAACCGCTCAAATGATGTCTTTAGTTGGGTTGTTATGGCGTCCAAATTTACTTATTGAGAATCTGGCTATCGCATTATTGTATGTTGCCGCTATTTTAACGTTCTGGTCAATGTATCAATATTTGAAGGCTGCATGGGCAGATTTGAGCGAAGCTTGA
- a CDS encoding phage late control D family protein — protein sequence MSDFFLTGVESVPQYVLAAGDVNINERLQGRLMSLTMTDNRGFEADQLDIEIDDADGKMMLPKRGEVLSLHLGWKNEPLIFKGKFTVDEIEYSGAPDKITIRGRSADFRSSLNVKREISYHDKSLGDIIKTIAKRNNVEPVIENKLANIQLAHIDQTNESDGSFLARLGQQEGAIAAIKNGQLLFMPQGSGKTASGRPIPPLLLTRSVGDGYRFSLADRGAYTGVVASWLNTRKPQKKEDVKVKRKRKTKQKDKTKVDEPQGDYLVGEEGNTLTLSHTYANKGNAERAAKAAWEKMQRGVASFSIQLAKGRADIYPEMPVKVQGFKPEIDNAEWILTKVSHSLSDSGFTSALELEVKISDMEMTD from the coding sequence ATGAGTGATTTTTTTCTGACCGGTGTTGAATCGGTGCCGCAATATGTGCTCGCTGCCGGTGATGTGAATATCAATGAACGACTGCAAGGCAGGCTAATGTCACTCACAATGACAGACAATCGCGGCTTTGAAGCTGATCAACTGGATATTGAGATTGACGATGCCGACGGCAAAATGATGTTACCTAAGCGTGGCGAGGTACTCTCTCTGCATTTGGGTTGGAAAAATGAGCCGTTAATATTTAAAGGCAAATTCACTGTTGATGAAATTGAATACAGTGGCGCGCCCGATAAAATTACCATTCGTGGCCGTAGTGCCGATTTTCGATCGTCACTCAATGTAAAACGTGAAATCTCGTATCACGACAAAAGCCTTGGTGACATTATTAAAACCATCGCAAAGCGAAATAATGTCGAGCCGGTGATTGAAAATAAGTTGGCCAACATTCAATTAGCCCACATCGACCAAACCAACGAATCTGATGGCTCATTTTTGGCACGGCTTGGCCAACAGGAAGGGGCAATCGCTGCAATTAAAAACGGTCAGCTGTTATTTATGCCGCAAGGCAGCGGTAAAACCGCCAGTGGTCGCCCTATTCCCCCGCTATTATTAACGCGATCAGTCGGTGATGGATATCGTTTTTCATTAGCTGACAGGGGCGCATATACCGGCGTTGTGGCTAGTTGGTTAAACACACGCAAGCCTCAGAAAAAAGAGGATGTGAAAGTTAAGCGTAAACGGAAAACTAAGCAAAAAGACAAGACTAAAGTTGATGAGCCACAAGGTGATTACCTCGTTGGCGAGGAAGGCAACACACTAACCCTTTCCCATACATACGCAAATAAAGGGAACGCCGAGCGAGCCGCCAAGGCAGCGTGGGAAAAAATGCAAAGAGGTGTCGCTTCATTTTCCATTCAATTGGCCAAAGGCCGTGCCGATATCTACCCCGAAATGCCAGTTAAAGTGCAAGGTTTTAAACCTGAAATAGACAATGCAGAATGGATATTAACAAAAGTCTCGCATTCATTAAGCGATAGCGGCTTTACTTCAGCGTTGGAATTAGAGGTTAAAATTTCAGATATGGAAATGACTGATTGA
- a CDS encoding phage major tail tube protein has protein sequence MALPRKLKSMNLFVDGDNWQGIAEEITLPKITRKLETYRGAGMQGAVNIRMGLDDGALDSEITLGGIEAQIYKQWGISEVDGVMLRFAGAYQREDTGEVNACEIVLRGFLSEIDAGNAKQGENTQVKFSFKSTYYKLIWDGSPLVEIDIINMIEIVDGVDRLAEQRAAIGL, from the coding sequence ATGGCTTTACCACGCAAATTAAAAAGCATGAATTTGTTTGTCGATGGCGATAATTGGCAGGGCATTGCAGAAGAGATCACACTGCCAAAAATCACACGTAAATTAGAAACCTATCGCGGTGCCGGTATGCAGGGCGCGGTGAATATTCGCATGGGCTTAGACGATGGCGCGTTAGATAGTGAAATCACACTGGGCGGTATCGAAGCGCAAATTTATAAACAATGGGGTATCTCTGAGGTCGATGGCGTGATGCTCCGTTTCGCTGGCGCTTATCAACGCGAAGATACCGGCGAAGTCAACGCATGTGAAATCGTATTGCGCGGCTTTCTGTCTGAAATTGACGCCGGTAATGCAAAACAAGGTGAAAACACTCAAGTTAAATTCAGTTTCAAATCCACTTACTACAAGTTGATCTGGGATGGTTCACCGCTAGTTGAAATCGACATTATCAACATGATCGAAATCGTTGACGGCGTAGACCGTCTTGCTGAACAACGTGCTGCAATTGGCCTGTAA
- a CDS encoding ogr/Delta-like zinc finger family protein: MMKCPICNEPTRIRSSRYITNETKENYNQCQNINCSTTFVSHESVARYIIKTELLDAVIPHTCSEQRAII; encoded by the coding sequence ATGATGAAATGCCCAATTTGTAATGAACCTACCCGCATTCGTAGCTCACGCTATATCACCAACGAAACCAAAGAAAATTATAATCAGTGCCAAAATATCAATTGCAGCACTACTTTTGTCAGTCATGAGTCTGTGGCGCGATACATTATTAAAACTGAACTGTTGGATGCGGTGATCCCTCACACATGTAGTGAACAACGAGCTATTATTTAA
- a CDS encoding phage tail assembly protein — translation MTDEVKKTQATVKLDEPIKRGESELAEIVVRKPNTGALRGVRLQALMDMDVLSMTEVLPRITTPPLTKPEIMAMNPADLVLLSIEVVNFLLPNSMRTDYQND, via the coding sequence ATGACTGACGAAGTAAAAAAAACACAAGCTACTGTAAAACTGGACGAACCAATTAAACGTGGTGAATCTGAATTGGCTGAAATTGTCGTGCGTAAGCCTAACACTGGCGCATTGCGCGGTGTGCGCTTACAAGCGCTGATGGATATGGATGTTTTATCCATGACTGAGGTGCTCCCTCGCATCACCACGCCGCCGTTAACCAAGCCAGAAATCATGGCCATGAACCCTGCCGATTTGGTTTTGCTATCGATTGAGGTAGTTAATTTTTTGCTACCGAACTCGATGCGCACGGATTACCAGAACGATTAA
- a CDS encoding phage tail protein, giving the protein MAALGLFVFELKTTPFQGMQREHQFRFGYNNRIGKRPSFQFMGASNDGLTLSGTLYPELTGGKYSLLMLQAMAETGKAWSFIGGDGTIYGMYVIENLNENKSDFFHDSAARKIEFTLTLKRVDESLAEVFGNISEQLDTLTDSAANGLGGLLS; this is encoded by the coding sequence ATGGCAGCACTCGGTTTATTTGTGTTTGAATTAAAAACAACGCCTTTTCAAGGAATGCAACGCGAGCACCAATTTCGATTTGGCTATAACAATCGCATCGGTAAACGGCCAAGCTTCCAGTTTATGGGGGCGTCAAATGATGGACTGACGCTATCCGGTACCCTTTACCCTGAATTAACCGGCGGCAAATATTCCTTATTGATGTTGCAGGCCATGGCAGAGACCGGTAAAGCGTGGTCGTTTATTGGTGGCGACGGTACCATTTACGGCATGTACGTTATTGAAAATCTCAATGAAAACAAAAGTGATTTCTTTCATGACAGTGCGGCCAGAAAAATTGAATTCACATTAACGCTTAAACGAGTGGATGAATCACTCGCTGAGGTGTTCGGCAATATCAGCGAACAGTTGGATACGCTGACCGATTCCGCAGCAAATGGACTCGGAGGATTGCTGTCATGA
- a CDS encoding phage tail tape measure protein: MSKNLRLQVVLNAVDKLTRPFRSAQESNKKLAGAIRQSREAIKNLNRQAGQIEGFRKAKIQLVETQQAYQAATQRAAALARELNATENPTRKQAEALRKAQREASQLKNKFGELQQSVQRQRSELQASGISTNQLGQAQRKLNSDISRTTQQLQRQEQQLKRSAEQERRMANARSSYQSTMDTRNKIAGNGAAMAATGVGMGYAAKKVLAPGYDFEVGMSKVQALTRLDKDSDDYKALRNQARDLGATTAFTANEVAQGQAFYAMAGFKPEQIQNAMKGTLAMSLAGDIDLATTADIGSNILTGFKLDSGEMNRVSDTLVATFTRSNVNLNMLGDTMKYVAPVASGLGVDLETAAVAAGKLGDAGIQGSMAGTSLRSILGRLAEPPKQAADALKQLGIQTRDAKGNLRELPSILAELDKKTKKMGTAQRAGLFKHIAGEEAFSALSVLVDKSGSGELQSMIAEIKAAKGEAEKVSKTMTDNLDGDLKNLTSAYEDVGIQIFGGADSPLRSISQRVTGLISRFGEWAKQNPALVKQITMITLGLGAVLAVGGGISLMIAAMIGPLAMAKFSLSVLGIKGGGFLTMLIKPIKLVGAAFMTLGKILLANPIILIITAIAAAVFLIYKYWDHIAPYVKKLWDKVAKLFSAAWSWIKSFLMKWTIVGLIAPHWDKITGYANTVWDAVKQTFSQFWEWTKAFILNWTTAGLIYQHWDKITHYANVVWDAVKQTFSQFWEWTKNFILNWTTVGLIYKHWDSIVAVTLKMWTTIKKTISDKWDEIVNNVKNLPENFKQVGGLIIDSLKNGILEKWETLKAQFAEIKKMATDLMPDWMLSDETLAMRASNQVTVIQAGMKSAGMFDSGGIIPRGQFGIVGERGAEIVEGPARVTSRRNTAAMAMAAAMTLGTLSQSVSAKPIHPYAVNTGMKQSAPSSKPVPAPVINIYPQPTQSAQDIGQEVARQIDAYYRRQQAAQRSNYRDSEDF; encoded by the coding sequence ATGAGTAAAAATCTACGTTTACAAGTTGTGCTGAATGCCGTCGATAAATTGACAAGGCCATTTCGTAGCGCACAAGAGTCAAATAAAAAACTGGCGGGTGCCATCCGCCAGTCTCGTGAAGCGATAAAAAATCTCAATCGCCAAGCGGGTCAAATTGAAGGCTTTCGCAAAGCAAAAATACAACTTGTTGAAACCCAGCAAGCATATCAAGCCGCCACCCAACGTGCGGCAGCTCTAGCGCGTGAACTCAACGCCACCGAAAACCCCACACGAAAACAGGCCGAGGCACTAAGAAAAGCGCAACGCGAAGCCTCGCAATTAAAAAATAAGTTTGGGGAGCTACAACAATCTGTACAGCGACAGCGTAGCGAACTGCAAGCCAGTGGTATTTCAACAAATCAGCTTGGCCAAGCGCAACGCAAATTAAACAGCGATATTTCACGCACAACACAACAATTACAGCGCCAAGAGCAACAATTAAAACGCAGTGCCGAGCAAGAACGGCGCATGGCCAATGCACGTAGTAGCTATCAATCAACCATGGATACGCGAAATAAAATTGCGGGTAATGGTGCGGCAATGGCGGCTACCGGTGTGGGTATGGGTTATGCGGCAAAAAAAGTACTCGCACCAGGCTATGATTTCGAAGTGGGTATGTCAAAAGTACAGGCATTAACACGTCTTGATAAAGATTCCGATGATTACAAGGCATTACGTAATCAAGCGCGTGATCTGGGTGCAACCACCGCATTTACCGCCAATGAAGTGGCACAAGGTCAAGCGTTCTATGCCATGGCGGGTTTTAAACCTGAACAGATCCAAAATGCCATGAAAGGCACACTAGCCATGTCATTGGCTGGCGATATTGATTTAGCAACCACGGCAGATATTGGCTCTAACATTCTCACCGGCTTTAAACTTGATTCGGGCGAAATGAACCGTGTAAGTGACACATTGGTCGCCACTTTCACTCGCTCTAACGTCAACTTAAACATGCTGGGCGACACCATGAAATATGTCGCGCCGGTTGCATCCGGCTTGGGTGTCGATTTAGAAACCGCCGCCGTGGCTGCGGGTAAATTGGGCGATGCCGGTATTCAAGGCTCCATGGCCGGTACCAGTTTGCGATCCATTCTTGGCCGACTAGCTGAGCCACCTAAGCAAGCCGCCGATGCCCTAAAACAATTAGGTATTCAAACCCGTGACGCTAAAGGTAATTTACGCGAATTGCCTTCAATATTAGCGGAACTGGATAAGAAAACTAAAAAAATGGGTACCGCTCAACGTGCGGGATTATTTAAACATATTGCCGGTGAAGAGGCGTTTTCGGCGCTGTCGGTCTTAGTGGATAAATCCGGTTCTGGTGAACTGCAAAGCATGATTGCAGAAATCAAAGCGGCGAAAGGTGAAGCAGAAAAAGTCTCTAAAACCATGACCGATAACCTTGATGGTGACTTAAAAAACCTCACCTCTGCCTATGAAGACGTTGGCATTCAAATATTTGGCGGTGCTGATAGCCCATTAAGAAGCATTTCTCAACGTGTCACGGGGCTAATATCTCGGTTCGGTGAATGGGCAAAGCAGAACCCTGCGTTAGTCAAACAAATTACCATGATCACTTTGGGGTTAGGCGCAGTGCTAGCTGTTGGCGGTGGTATCTCGTTAATGATCGCCGCAATGATAGGACCACTTGCTATGGCTAAGTTTAGTTTATCAGTGCTTGGCATTAAAGGTGGTGGCTTCTTAACCATGCTGATTAAGCCTATCAAGCTTGTCGGTGCGGCATTTATGACACTTGGCAAAATATTATTGGCCAATCCCATTATTTTAATTATTACCGCCATCGCAGCAGCCGTTTTTCTCATTTATAAATACTGGGATCATATTGCACCATACGTAAAAAAATTGTGGGATAAAGTAGCGAAACTCTTTTCAGCTGCATGGAGTTGGATAAAAAGCTTTTTAATGAAATGGACTATCGTTGGTTTGATCGCGCCCCACTGGGATAAAATAACCGGCTATGCCAATACGGTTTGGGATGCAGTCAAACAAACCTTTTCCCAGTTTTGGGAGTGGACAAAAGCGTTTATTTTAAACTGGACAACAGCAGGTTTAATTTACCAACATTGGGACAAAATAACGCACTATGCAAATGTGGTGTGGGATGCGGTCAAGCAAACCTTTTCACAGTTTTGGGAATGGACAAAAAACTTTATTTTAAACTGGACAACCGTTGGTTTAATTTATAAGCATTGGGATAGCATTGTTGCTGTCACATTGAAAATGTGGACAACCATTAAAAAAACTATTTCAGATAAATGGGATGAAATCGTTAACAACGTCAAAAACCTTCCTGAAAACTTTAAACAAGTGGGTGGTTTGATCATAGATAGTTTAAAAAATGGCATTCTTGAAAAATGGGAAACCTTAAAAGCCCAATTTGCTGAAATCAAGAAAATGGCCACGGATTTAATGCCAGACTGGATGCTATCCGATGAAACCCTCGCAATGCGCGCATCCAATCAAGTTACCGTGATCCAAGCCGGCATGAAAAGCGCCGGTATGTTTGACAGCGGCGGCATCATACCCCGTGGCCAATTTGGTATTGTCGGCGAACGTGGCGCGGAAATTGTCGAAGGGCCTGCTCGCGTAACAAGTCGACGCAATACCGCTGCCATGGCCATGGCAGCAGCAATGACACTCGGCACCTTATCACAATCAGTTAGCGCAAAACCCATTCACCCTTACGCAGTCAATACGGGTATGAAACAAAGTGCACCGTCATCAAAACCGGTACCCGCACCAGTGATCAACATCTACCCACAACCGACCCAATCCGCACAGGATATCGGGCAAGAGGTGGCACGACAAATTGACGCTTACTATCGCCGTCAGCAGGCCGCACAGCGTAGCAACTACCGCGATAGCGAGGACTTTTAA